The proteins below are encoded in one region of Danio rerio strain Tuebingen ecotype United States chromosome 12, GRCz12tu, whole genome shotgun sequence:
- the papss2b gene encoding bifunctional 3'-phosphoadenosine 5'-phosphosulfate synthase 2b isoform X2, translated as MREREFLQVLHFGTLLDGGIINMSVPIVLPVCKEDKERLDGCAAFVLEFNGQKVAIMRNPEFYEHRKEERCARQWGTTCPKHPYIKMVMESGDWLAGGELEVLERIKWNDGLDQYRLTPQQLRQKFKEMRADAIFAFQLRNPVHNGHALLMQDTKRRLLDRGYKKPVLLLHPLGGWTKEDDVPLDWRMRQHAAVLEEGVLDPENTIVAIFPSPMMYAGPTEVQWHCRARMIAGANFYIVGRDPAGMPHPETKQDLYEPTHGGKVLTMAPGLTSLEIIPFRVAAYNRVKRAMDFYDKERHGEFEFISGTKMRSLARSGENPPDGFMAPKAWKVLVEYYSSLKKDQ; from the exons ATGAGGGAGAGGGAGTTCCTTCAAGTCTTGCATTTTGGAACTTTGCTTGATG GAGGGATCATCAACATGTCTGTTCCAATTGTGCTTCCCGTATGCAAAGAGGACAAGGAAAGGCTGGATGGTTGTGCTGCTTTTGTCCTGGAGTTCAATGGTCAAAAAGTGGCAATCATGCGCAACCCTGAGTTTTATGAGCATCGGAAGGAGGAGCGATGTGCCAGGCAATGGGGGACAACATGCCCCAAACATCCATACATCAAG ATGGTGATGGAGAGTGGGGATTGGCTGGCCGGCGGAGAATTGGAAGTGTTGGAGAGAATTAAGTGGAACGATGGTCTTGACCAGTACCGTCTTACTCCACAGCAGCTAAGGCAGAAATTTAAGGAAATGAGAGCAG ATGCCATTTTTGCATTCCAGTTGCGTAATCCTGTGCACAACGGCCATGCGCTCCTGATGCAGGACACTAAGCGTCGTCTGCTGGATCGAGGCTACAAGAAGCCTGTGCTGCTGTTGCATCCTCTGGGTGGCTGGACCAAAGAAGATGATGTACCGCTGGACTGGCGCATGAGACAACACGCTGCTGTGCTGGAGGAAGGAGTGCTGGATCCAGAAAACACCATCGTGGCCATTTTCCCCTCACCCATGATGTACGCTGGGCCAACAGAG GTACAATGGCATTGTCGGGCTAGGATGATCGCAGGGGCCAACTTTTACATTGTAGGACGAGATCCTGCAGGTATGCCCCATCCGGAGACAAAGCAGGACCTGTATGAGCCCACACACGGTGGAAAAGTGTTGACCATGGCACCAGGCCTCACCTCTCTAGAGATTATTCCTTTCAGAGTTGCTGCTTACAACAGGGTTAAGAGAGCCATGGATTTCTACGACAAGGAAAG acaTGGCGAATTTGAATTCATCTCCGGGACCAAAATGCGGAGCCTTGCACGCAGCGGAGAAAACCCTCCCGATGGCTTCATGGCTCCCAAAGCATGGAAAGTCCTGGTGGAGTATTACAGTTCTCTGAAGAAAGACCAGTGA